In the genome of Rhodoplanes sp. Z2-YC6860, one region contains:
- a CDS encoding citrate synthase, which produces MAVNSGLEGVIAADTVLSHTDGNSGTIWVRGHTIDDLVTHHGFEGTVAIIWEGFAGEKLTREAITHEFGASRVRTFAAMDDWIGAAAKRPLLEGVRIALAALPEVSKPADIHAVLPVATAALIRLRDGQKPVAPDPALTTAADFLRMLRGASAGANEIRALDTYLTTVCENGLGNSSFAARVTVSTRASLASAVVSGYCAFTGPLHGGAPGPVLDMLDDIKASGDIDGWIENRLKDGGRLMGFGHRVFRIRDPRADVLRAAVAALNKDAGRLAFASEVEHKALAALARHKPGRALQSNIEMNAALLLDAVGVPRDAFTQVFSIARCPGWLANAMEQQKAGRMIRPASNYVGPKPAA; this is translated from the coding sequence ATGGCGGTCAACAGCGGGCTCGAAGGCGTCATCGCTGCGGACACGGTGCTGAGCCATACCGACGGCAACAGCGGCACCATCTGGGTGCGCGGCCACACCATCGACGATCTCGTCACCCACCACGGTTTCGAGGGCACCGTCGCGATCATCTGGGAGGGCTTCGCCGGCGAGAAGCTGACGCGCGAAGCCATCACGCACGAATTCGGTGCCAGCCGGGTGCGAACATTCGCAGCGATGGACGACTGGATCGGCGCGGCCGCGAAGCGACCGTTGCTCGAAGGCGTGCGGATCGCGCTCGCGGCGCTGCCTGAGGTCAGCAAGCCAGCAGACATTCATGCGGTTCTGCCGGTTGCGACGGCGGCGCTGATCCGGCTGCGTGATGGCCAGAAGCCGGTTGCGCCGGATCCTGCGCTCACCACCGCGGCCGACTTCCTGCGCATGCTGCGCGGTGCGTCTGCCGGCGCCAACGAAATCCGTGCGCTCGACACGTATCTCACCACCGTGTGCGAGAACGGCCTCGGCAATTCGAGCTTCGCGGCGCGCGTGACGGTGTCGACGCGAGCCTCGCTCGCCTCCGCCGTGGTCAGCGGCTACTGCGCCTTCACCGGGCCGCTGCATGGCGGCGCGCCGGGCCCGGTGCTCGACATGCTGGACGATATCAAGGCCTCCGGCGACATCGACGGCTGGATCGAGAACAGGCTCAAGGACGGCGGCCGGCTGATGGGCTTCGGCCATCGCGTGTTCCGCATCCGCGACCCGCGCGCCGATGTGCTGCGGGCCGCGGTCGCAGCCCTCAACAAGGATGCCGGGCGGCTCGCTTTCGCCTCGGAGGTCGAGCACAAGGCGCTCGCGGCACTGGCGCGGCACAAACCCGGCCGCGCGCTGCAATCCAACATCGAGATGAATGCGGCGCTGCTGCTCGACGCTGTCGGCGTGCCACGCGACGCCTTCACCCAGGTGTTCTCGATCGCGCGCTGCCCCGGCTGGCTCGCCAATGCGATGGAGCAGCAGAAAGCCGGCCGGATGATCCGCCCAGCCTCGAATTATGTGGGGCCGAAGCCGGCCGCCTGA
- the argB gene encoding acetylglutamate kinase produces the protein MNDSTVTNPLEAARVLSEALPHMQRYDEETIVIKYGGHAMGNEEVARAFARDIVLLEQTAINPVVVHGGGPQIEAMLKRAGVQSQFAAGLRITDASTLEIVEMVLAGSINKQIVGYINAAGGKAIGLCGKDGNMVLAKKATRKVIDPDSHIEKVIDLGFVGEPDKVDTTVLDTVLGRELIPVLAPVAASADGGSYNVNADTFAGAIAGALKAKRFLLLTDVAGVLDKSKKLIKEMSAADVRRLIADGTITAGMIPKVETCLYALEKGVEGVVILDGRVPHAVLLELFTDQGAGTLIHR, from the coding sequence ATGAATGACAGCACTGTGACAAATCCCCTCGAAGCCGCCCGTGTCCTGTCCGAGGCGCTGCCGCACATGCAGCGCTACGACGAGGAAACCATCGTCATCAAGTACGGCGGTCACGCGATGGGCAACGAGGAGGTGGCGCGGGCGTTCGCGCGCGACATCGTGCTGCTCGAGCAGACCGCCATAAATCCGGTGGTGGTGCACGGCGGCGGGCCGCAGATCGAAGCAATGCTCAAGCGCGCCGGCGTGCAATCCCAGTTCGCTGCGGGCCTGCGCATCACGGACGCCTCCACGCTCGAGATCGTCGAGATGGTGCTGGCCGGCTCCATCAACAAGCAGATCGTCGGTTACATCAACGCCGCCGGCGGCAAGGCCATCGGGCTTTGCGGCAAGGACGGCAACATGGTGCTCGCCAAGAAGGCGACCCGGAAGGTGATCGATCCGGATTCGCACATCGAGAAGGTCATCGATCTGGGCTTCGTCGGCGAGCCCGACAAGGTCGACACCACGGTGCTCGACACCGTGCTCGGCCGCGAACTCATCCCGGTGCTGGCGCCGGTCGCGGCCTCGGCCGACGGCGGCAGCTACAACGTCAATGCCGACACCTTTGCGGGCGCCATCGCCGGCGCGCTCAAGGCCAAGCGCTTCCTGCTGCTCACCGACGTGGCGGGCGTGCTCGACAAGAGCAAGAAGCTGATCAAGGAGATGTCCGCGGCCGATGTGCGCCGGCTGATTGCCGACGGCACGATCACCGCGGGCATGATCCCCAAGGTCGAGACTTGCCTCTACGCGCTGGAAAAGGGCGTCGAGGGCGTGGTGATCCTCGACGGCCGGGTGCCGCATGCGGTGCTGCTGGAGCTGTTCACCGACCAGGGCGCCGGTACTCTGATCCACCGATAG